A window of the Ostrea edulis chromosome 1, xbOstEdul1.1, whole genome shotgun sequence genome harbors these coding sequences:
- the LOC125664150 gene encoding uncharacterized protein LOC125664150 yields MLIPRYLARGRFEVAREFSQSRFAFTKLIRLPTREACRQLSFCQRHHLSTMPVSKVFARQIFDSRGNPTVEVDINTEKGMFRAAVPSGASTGIYEALEMRDKDPKFYHGKGVSNAINNVNNVIAPALVKANLDEADQTAVDKFLLDLDKTENKSKLGANAILGVSLAICKAGAAKKGVPLYRHIADLAGNKEVILPVPAFNVINGGSHAGNKLAMQEFMILPTGASSFKEAMRMGSEVYHHLKSVIKKKYGQDACNVGDEGGFAPNIQDNKEGLDLLVEAIEKAGYTGKIKIGMDVAASEFFKESKYDLDFKNPKSDPASWISSSQLGDLYREFISKYPILSIEDPYDQDDWEAYTKLTGSVPIQIVGDDLLVTNPKRVRKGIDTKACNCLLLKVNQIGSVTESIEAWKMSKDNNWGVMVSHRSGETEDTFIADLVVGLCTGQIKTGAPCRSERLAKYNQILRIEEELGAGAKFAGEKFRYPYLSNTNGHVLLNIVRNMEFNEKAHLFNTERGQSNIRNYEGIIETTHTGSDEYAYDNTSFATDYEELESGGIEDSSSGRNVGEAESASDILYRLRYGFLDPELDSKQLVTEVQSRLTGQDKLKFKEDILEGIREIPLSMKQKLELRGILTTDHVNRRQEQNPKKYIKSRTRKSTVPLYLWESSITKLTAYFGSTVASYFTFLRTLFYLNLLTGIVLFCFTAVPQITTGEFLDSDMEERNASGHFAELSYSLLFYGIYRDDSDQVKGFDLALSYFLTWVSVNLVTVLYLASSMYVRYRKSKLSDMGSDFPFTWSTLCYFDFTINSKEGVKDHLKAFCTDLKEKIREEKSLEVVDWLKRLRMYFGRLVSNILVLGLLGGSGYLIYYVADQDTDMKNTSIQVEDEPQELIEKIYERYRLAVVVAFLKLSVPVIFELLVKIESYHPRTEFKFTLARTTFFYYASLVVFITSLTKKAKCADKQNSQTTTTPVNGTFPTSASADVTSVTPFNISTDSSKTLFCCWENDVGEEIFKLILVDLGVCIAVGLLLHVLKAIFIKTKTCCCKMNYSEFAVTSNVLDLVYGQGLVWLALYFSPLMALVATVKLFIVFYFRYLVARFANTPPKNMFRASRSGSFYRFLLLLTWILCCVPVVYILIQKTPSWDCGPFKEKERAYKVIDLFDTLDDLPSWLDWIKDALDYIGTAIVIVPVIVILILLVLYYRVKSSSYNALIQELRKKLVFERKIERKKIYARALSAPAIGSFGKASGSAVTGEMSRKTSIATISA; encoded by the exons ATGTTAATACCCCGTTATCTCGCCAGAGGACGCTTTGAGGTTGCACGAGAGTTCAGTCAGTCGAGATTTGCCTTTACTAAATTGATCCGACTTCCGACTCGTGAAGCCTGTAGACAGTTG AGTTTCTGTCAGAGGCACCATCTTTCCACCATGCCAGTCTCTAAGGTGTTTGCTCGTCAAATTTTTGACAGCAGAGGTAATCCAACAGTTGAGGTGGATATTAATACAGAAAAAG GTATGTTCAGAGCAGCTGTACCCAGTGGTGCCTCAACTGGGATATATGAGGCTCTGGAAATGAGAGACAAGGACCCCAAGTTTTATCATGGAAAAG gtgTATCAAATGCCATTAACAATGTGAACAATGTCATTGCACCTGCTCTTGTCAAAGCT AACCTGGATGAAGCGGACCAGACAGCAGTGGACAAATTTTTGCTAGATCTGgataaaacagaaaacaaaa GTAAACTGGGTGCGAATGCCATTCTTGGGGTTTCCTTGGCCATCTGCAAAGCTGGAGCAGCCAAAAAA GGAGTTCCACTGTATCGCCACATTGCTGATCTTGCTGGAAACAAAGAGGTCATTCTTCCTGTCCCAGCATTCAATGTCATTAATGGAGGCAGCCATGCTGGCAACAAACTCGCCATGCAGGAATTCATGATTCTTCCAACAG gTGCTAGCTCATTCAAGGAAGCTATGAGAATGGGGTCAGAGGTCTATCATCATCTCAAGTCAGTCATTAAGAAAAAATATGGTCAAGATG CCTGTAATGTGGGTGATGAGGGAGGATTTGCACCAAACATTCAGGATAACAAGGAAG GTTTGGATTTGCTGGTGGAAGCCATTGAAAAGGCAGGGTACACTGGTAAAATTAAGATTGGCATGGACGTGGCAGCTTCCGAGTTCTTTAAGGAATCCAAGTATGACCTAGATTTCAAAAATCCGAAGTCTGATCCAGCTTCCTGG aTCAGTTCAAGCCAGTTAGGTGACCTTTATCGTGAGTTCATCTCTAAATATCCCATACTCTCCATAGAGGATCCTTATGATCAAGACGACTGGGAAGCTTACACTAAACTTACAGGGTCTGTCCCAATCCAAATTGTAGG AGATGATTTGCTGGTCACAAATCCAAAAAGAGTCAGGAAAGGCATTGATACTAAGGCTTGTAACTGTCTGCTGTTGAAAGTCAACCAAATCGGCAGTGTCACCGAGTCTATTGAGGC ATGGAAAATGTCAAAGGACAACAACTGGGGTGTAATGGTGTCCCACCGTAGTGGAGAGACAGAAGACACATTTATTGCAGATCTTGTGGTTGGTCTGTGTACCGGACAG ATTAAGACTGGTGCCCCATGCAGATCTGAACGTTTAGCCAAGTACAACCAGATTCTCCGCATTGAGGAAGAACTGGGAGCTGGAGCCAAATTTGCCGGGGAGAAGTTCCGTTACCCATAC TTGTCAAACACCAATGGACATGTACTGCTTAATATTGTGAGGAATATGGAATTCAATGAGAAAGCTCATTTATTTAATACCGAAAGGGGTCAAAGTAATATAAGAAATTATGAGGGGATTATAGAAACCACCCATACTGGCTCGGATGAGTATGCTTATGACAATACCTCGTTTGCCACCGATTACGAGGAACTGGAGTCTGGCGGGATCGAGG ATTCTAGCAGTGGCAGGAATGTCGGCGAAGCTGAATCGGCCTCTGATATTTTATACCGGCTTCGTTATGGTTTCCTTGACCCCGA ATTGGATTCGAAACAACTTGTCACAGAAGTACAGTCTCGTCTAACGGGACAAGACAAACTAAAATTCAAAGAAGACATTCTAGAAGGGATCAGGGAGATTCCTTTGTCAATGAAGCAAAAATTAGAACTTCGGGG AATACTTACGACAGACCACGTAAACAGACGACAGGAACAAAACCCGAAGAAGTACATCAAATCCCGT ACAAGGAAAAGCACAGTCCCCCTGTATCTGTGGGAGTCATCGATAACGAAATTAACAG CTTACTTCGGTAGCACGGTTGCCTCTTATTTCACGTTTCTGAGAACTCTGTTTTACCTGAACCTGCTGACAGGCATCGTTTTATTTTGCTTCACTGCTGTTCCACAG ATCACCACGGGGGAGTTTTTGGATAGTGATATGGAAGAACGCAATGCTTCAGGACATTTT GCTGAACTGTCTTACAGTCTACTCTTTTACGGGATTTACAGGGATGATTCCGATCAAGTGAAAGGATTCGACCTTGCACTGTCCTACTTTTTGACCTGGGTCTCTGTTAACCTTGTTACTGTATTGTATCTCGCATCAAG CATGTACGTGCGCTACAGAAAAAGCAAACTGTCCGACATGGGGAGTGATTTTCCATTCACGTGGTCCACGCTTTGTTACTTTGACTTCACCATCAACAGTAAGGAAGGCGTAAAAGACCACCTAAAAGCATTTTGCACCGATTTAAAA GAGAAAATCCGAGAAGAGAAGTCTTTAGAAGTAGTTGATTGGTTAAAAAG ACTAAGGATGTACTTTGGGCGATTGGTCAGCAATATACTAGTCTTGGGTTTGCTGGGAGGGAGTGGTTACTTGATTTATTACGTAGCCGACCAGGATACGGACATGAAAAATACTAGTATACAAGTGGAGGACGAACCACAGGAATTGATAGAGAAAATCTATGAACGCTATCGG TTGGCGGTTGTTGTTGCCTTTCTGAAGCTGTCTGTTCCAGTTATCTTCGAACTTCTGGTAAAAATAGAAAGCTATCATCCTCGTAcggaattcaaatttacccttgCAAG AACAACTTTCTTCTATTACGCAAGTCTGGTTGTGTTTATCACGTCACTCACCAAGAAGGCAAAATGTGCCGACAAACAAAACTCACAGACAACGACG ACACCAGTGAATGGTACCTTTCCTACTAGTGCTTCTGCTGATGTCACCTCTGTCACACCGTTCAACATATCCACCGACAGTAGCAAGactttgttttgttgttgggAAAACGATGTGGGAGAAGAAATTTTCAAGTTGATCTTGGTGGATCTAGGGGTGTGTATAGCTGTAGGATTGCTGCTCCACGTTTTAAAGGCCATCTTCATCAAGACCAAAACATGCTGTTGCAAG ATGAACTACAGCGAGTTTGCAGTGACTTCTAATGTTCTGGATTTAGTATACGGGCAGGGACTTGTCTGGCTGGCGCTCTACTTCTCACCATTAATGGCACTGGTAGCGACCGTCAAATTATTCATTGTGTTCTACTTCCGATATCTCGTTGCACGTTTTGCCAATACTCCGCCCAAGAACATGTTCCGGGCGTCCCGATCTGGCAGTTTTTACCGGTTCCTGTTGCTGCTGACGTGGATTCTGTGCTGCGTCCCTGTGGTCTATATTCTTATCCA GAAGACGCCATCTTGGGATTGTGGTCCGTTTAAAGAGAAGGAGAGGGCTTACAAAGTGATAGATCTGTTTGACACCCTGGATGACCTTCCTAGCTGGTTGGACTGGATCAAGGACGCCCTGGATTACATCGGCACCGCCATTGTTATCGTTCCCGTTATAGTAATTTTAAT TCTACTTGTACTTTATTACCGAGTGAAATCCAGCTCCTATAATGCGTTGATACAAGAGCTCCGTAAAAAACTGGTTTTT GAAAGAAAAATTGAAAGGAAAAAGATATACGCCAGAGCCCTATCAGCACCAG CAATTGGAAGCTTTGGGAAAGCTAGTGGGTCAGCAGTCACTGGAGAGATGTCCAGAAAAACCAGCATTGCCACCATTTCTGCTTAA